The stretch of DNA CTGATTGTATATTTCGCTCCAACTATACTTTTGTTTGACAGTCTGTATGTGTAGGTCTCTTCCTTTTGTTTAGCCatggtttaattaaaaaagtctCCTTGCCCTATTGTGTAATGTTGGACGGATGATCCTAATTGAGATTCTGATAAAATGTTGTTCTTTTTCGCCTTCTTCTTCCAGAAAGAGGGCATTCCAGAGCTATCAATGGAGGACTACTTCTCGAAGAACAACGAGTTTGCTACATGGCTGAAAGAAGAAAAGCGTACTTACTTTAATGATCTCACAACCGAAGCTGCACGAGAATTGTTCTCACGTTTTGTCAAGAGATGGAACAGAGGGAAACTTGAGTCTCGATACTATGAGGGAATCTCCACTGCCCCACGAACAGCTCACGACTGGATGATCAAGCGTAGGTGAAAAAGCAATACCTTCCTCTTTGGTTACCTCGCTTCTTGCTTCTTATGTATATGCAGCTTGATGGTACCAGAGATACCTCTTTCTAGTTGCTCTACTTAGACCTCTCGTTGCATTACTTCTTAGATAGATTGCTGTTGAGAGACTTGTTTGTAGTCAAAGCCAGTTTTCAGACGAAGAAAAGACATAAACATACCAAAAACGGTTTAGGTTTACCGCTTTTAGTTGTTCTCTTATTTCTGTTATTGCACTTTTCGAGATTTTGATTTAACGCGGATCGTGTATGTTATTTACCGGcgtttacaatatatataacattagcATTGGTTTCGAGTAACTGATCATAAGAAACAAGATATCCACCAAAGAGATACTTTAAAATGAGTGAATAAAGAGATTCTAACTTGGGTCATCGAGTCTTCACAAATTCCAAAAGTTTTACAGAAGCAAGAACCATAAACTATGTGCAACCAgccaacaaaaaagagaaagtgttGAAATGAAAATCCGGGTTTGGTGAACGGTTAAGTGAAAGTTTACTCGACTTCAGCCAAGTAATCATCGATTTCTGCTGGTGTTAGTACCCTGCATATAACATTCTCTTTTCAGATATCGATGGCAATAACAAATATTCTTTTGATTATATTAGTTCGCAGTCTTGAACGTTTACCTGAAAACTTTGTCAGCACCGATTTTGCCAATCTCAATGTTTTTGCTCGAGATTTCTCCCTCGAAACTTTGATAACAAAGAAAGACACAAAGAGGTTTTAGGCTTTTGTAAAATTCtgatatatagaaagaaacTAGTGTTGGTAAAAGTTCTCACCCTTCCTTCAATGTCAATATTGCCGTGTGAATGGCATCATCAAGTTCCATATCTTCTGTGTACCTGATCAGAGTAAAAGATGTCATGACATGGTTCCAAGATCATAAACTCATCATCACAAATGGTAAAGTATTATCACCTCTTCTCAAGAAATGTCTTTGCATTCGAAACATTCTTTCCCATTGCCGAAGCTTTCCATGAGAAATATGAACCAGATGGATCCACCTagtgaaaaatgaaaatcatgaaACAAGATGATTTATGGGTTTTACTTCAGACTTTTAGCAGGatggttatattttgtttaatgcTCTGGATACCTGATACAGTTGTGGACCCTTGTCATCATACCCCGCCACCAGTAGAGAGACTCCAAACGGCCTAACACCACTATTAACAGGAAAAAGGAGACAATTAGAAGCCCGTTTCAGTAGTCTAGTTTATGGATACAGAATTTCTTTAACAACAATATCTCATGCCTAAATCGATCTTAAAACTAAGGTTAAAAGTGTATAGAGAGATGCTCTAAAGCTACAATCTTTCAGCTAGTAACTCCTTAAACCTTGTTGAGAATATGGGAAATGATAACCataaaaattttgtaatatacaaTTGACATAGTACTTACCCCGACTGAGTGAACTCTTGCATCACCGTGGCAGTTTCCCTTACAAGTTGAGTAACGGGGATGGGTTCCTGCAACAATAAAACCCCTTAAAAGTTGAAAAACTGAGCTAACAGGGTTGTGAATATGCAAGCTTATATACCAACTGGAATTATCAATCCAAACCAGCAAGGACTGAAGATTTGTCATACATGCGTTACTAGATAgtccaggaaaaaaaaagtagacaaaaaagaagaaggatatTAAGATTACTTTGTACAGTCGGAGATATTGTTCAGCCTGCTTCCTACTCTTTCGCACAAGAACTCGGAAATCAGGACCCATACCACTACATAAAAGGCAATCACCAAAGTTAGCATTGAAATGATGAGGGCACTACGGAAAACGGAAAAGGTTGCTTTTCATCAATAGCACAAGTACCTAATTAGAGATACTAAGtacccaaaacaaaatataaaaaaacgtCTGATAAATCCAATTTCAAGCAATGAAACCAGATGCactatgaagaaaaagaagtaggGATAGGCTGTGGAGAAGAACCTGTAAACAGTTCCAATGTTGGGAGTCAAATGTTGAATCTTTTGAACCTGAAACAGACATTAGATAAACATTAGTATCATAGGAACTATGCAACCTAGGAGGAAAGTAACAACAAGGAAAAAAACAGGCAAAGAAGGAAGAGATGATCAAGTATCAACTAACAGAGGCTTCATCAACAAGAATAGAGGGAAGTTTCTTCTCTGTTGCAATGACAACTCCGTTTGAAGCTGCAGAAAGAACCCACCACACCCACCAAGgtcatgattatatatatatatatgagtagcTTAAAATCTCTCTAGCTTAAAGAAATTTCCATGAAAAGAGACCTTTGATTCCCAGAGATGTTTGGCCAGAACCAACAGCTGTTAGGGCATGTTCAATCTGAACCAGCTTCCCTGATGGGCTGTTTCATAAATATAAACCAGAAGCtaaatcaaaaacccagaagaAACAGATCCAAATACTCAGAAAATGAGATGCATTTTTTTGAAGGATAGAGTTAAGTTTAGTAAACCTGAAAGTGGTGAGAGAAAACGAGTACTGACTGTCACCCATTGCAAAGCAAAGCTACCTTAAGCAATAATCTGTAAGTAAAAATCCTAAACAATTAACAAAAGTTCAAACTTAAAACCCAATACAATTATAATAAATGAAACGAAATAACGTCTGAGAAAAGTACACTGCAGCGACAAATTAACTCTCCGAAATCCGAATGAAGAATCGTAAGGgaaacaaatcaaattcaacGATCCAATCAAGAAAGATAAGATAGCATACCTTTTGATCGAACAACGTAATGGACgcaagagaaaaagagatgaaCCCAAAAAGTGAAGAATTTAAGCTTTTTAGATTTCTTGCACAAAGGGTtgcagtgagagagagagagagactcttcttcacatgagaaaagaaaaaaagaagaagaattacgAAACGGCGACGTTTACGACTTCATACTCTACTTtgagaaaattaattaataggATTGGTGCACAAGGCCAATTCATACAAACTTAAAGGCCCATTATAACGAAGCCCATTCTCAACccgtatatatattacatatcaGTGGGCGCCAACGCAACCTTTTATTGCTTCAATCAAAGGGATTTCAAAACCCTAGGCGCTCTCGAGATTTTCTCTGATTAACTCTGCGTGCGTGCGTGCGTATCTCTCAGGTAAAATTTCCGAAGACAATTATTGTATGTATATATCCACAAAAAGTATCCTAAAAGTTGTAATTGCGATCGAAACGGTTACGACAGTAGTGTTTCGCTCTATCTCTCTCGGTCGGTCGGTGATTTAATAACAACCGTGGCAAATCTATCTCTTCGTAAAAAAGGGCTTATTCTTATGTTTGATATCTGTTCTTACAGCGAGCGATTTGCTTTCCCAATactaataaaatttgattttcgttaggtcttttttttctttctgaaaagtACCTCTTTAATGATGAGGAGGGGGGATGCTGTGATAAAGAAGGCGGCTACTCCGGAGGAGGCTGAGGCTGAAACATTTGTATTTTGGGACATCAAACGGTTTCCGGTTCCCCTTGGCTTTGATGCTCGTCGGATCCGTCCTTGCCTTGCACAGTTTTTGGAGAGATATGGCTACTGTGGTCCTCTCAGCATCCACGCCGTTGGCATACTAACGAACGTCCATGATGACATCCTTGAAGCTCTAACTTCCACCGGAGTCAATCTTCATTACGCCCGCTTCGGTTAGTACATCTTCTCATACCTTTCTACA from Camelina sativa cultivar DH55 chromosome 9, Cs, whole genome shotgun sequence encodes:
- the LOC104714204 gene encoding proteasome subunit alpha type-2-B, translated to MGDSQYSFSLTTFSPSGKLVQIEHALTAVGSGQTSLGIKASNGVVIATEKKLPSILVDEASVQKIQHLTPNIGTVYSGMGPDFRVLVRKSRKQAEQYLRLYKEPIPVTQLVRETATVMQEFTQSGGVRPFGVSLLVAGYDDKGPQLYQVDPSGSYFSWKASAMGKNVSNAKTFLEKRYTEDMELDDAIHTAILTLKEGFEGEISSKNIEIGKIGADKVFRVLTPAEIDDYLAEVE